A window of Oryctolagus cuniculus chromosome 2, mOryCun1.1, whole genome shotgun sequence genomic DNA:
GGTCACCTATAGAGGGCATCCATGTAGGTTGCCCCGGGCTGCACAGCTTGATGCTTTGGGTGTGGGAAGACCCAGCGCTGAATTTCAGCTTGACCACTTGCTGGCTTTTCAGTATTGGACCAGCTTCTCCTTTTCACCTCTATATATCTGTGGAATAACAGCCATTTCTCCCTTAAGTGAATTATGTGGATTAAATTCCATGAAATTATACAGGTGAGGTCCTCAGTAAAATCCTGCGATAGAAGGATCTCAAAATGTGAGAGGTAAGGATAGTTGTTGAGGACCTAGAAGCATCTAATGTAGACCACCTGACGCAGACCACCATCCCAAGGTGACCTTGAGCCGAGTTCAGTCACCAATGACTCCATTCCTTTCCCTGCAGGGCACCAGGCTGGCCGGCCAGGGAAGGGCCtctgggagggaggagtgggatAGAGAGAAAGCCAAGGGCTGCTCTAGCATCATGATCAATTCCTTTCTACAAGATGGCACCTCCAGGTGTGTCCtcttcctggcttctccatttggCATGGCAGACTCAGAGGTTGCGCTGTTTTGAATTTCTGTTCAGGGACAAAGTATGGCTACGGAGAGACAGCGGAGACACAGCTCATTGCAGGGGCTGGCTTCAGTGAAGTTCCCCCGGGAGACACGTTTAGCAGAGGGACCATATGCTGGAGTGACTGGAGAGGCTATTGAGTGGGGGCTTACATAGGTCCCCTCTAAGGCTCCCCCCTCCACCCATTCTAGAACTTCCAATCTGATTGTCCATGGACCCGTCGCTGTCTGCGGCCAATGCAGCGCTCATTCTCACACTGACTTcctcactttcccaggccactacgATGGCTTAAACATGCACCTGAAAAAGCTGAGGGTGGTACAGGTTGACTGGAAAGAATGCCTCAAGAGAGTAAAAGAGCTCTCCAAGAACATGATTTGTGCCTGGCAGGAACCAGGCACCAATGGCAAATGCCAGGTACGCAGCCCCTGCctagcccctccccctccaacaCTCCACCCCTTTCTAGGTTCCCAGGAGGAAGCCCAGGAGGGAGGCCCCAAACTGATAGCAGTAggacccccacctcccaccacatCCTCTGTTGGAGGTACTGCTGATTGCTTTGCAGGTGAGtgcttcttccttctctcactTGCAGGGAGACAGTGGGGCGCCCATGGTCTGCTCTATGCGTGGGACTCAGAGGTTCTTCCAAGTGGGTGTCTTCAGCTGGGGCAAAAGATCCGGCACCAGGGGAAGACCTGGTCTGTTTGTGTCTGTGGCCCAATTTATTCCATGGATCCAGGAAGTGACGCAGAAAGAGGGGAAAGCCTTCACCATCTCAGCAGCCCCGAGGAgctccctgactccagctccacAGTACCCCTTCCTTCTAGGCTTGGGGTCTCAAATGCTGCTTGCCGCCATGTTGACTGGAGATAAATCAGATCTCTAGGCTGTGGACTcatgtactctctctctctctctctctctctctctctctcgtccctgctcccctcccctccttacACAAGCATCTGTGCAGCATTACCCTGCCATGGCCTCTGCCCCGGGCTCCAGAAGGTAAACACAGACTCGCTTCTCCTCACTCTCACAATCCAACGAAGGAACATCAAACGTAGTGCAAAAAAGAGAGGTGCAAGCAGTTCACAGGGGATCCCAGAGGGAAAACAATAACTTCCAACACGGAGGTCAAGGTCAGTGCTTCAGGAATGCACTGGAAAACCAATCCTGAGAGATGTGTTTCTGGTCCTGGATTTCCTTATCTATGAAAAAGATTCAATGCGATGCATTCTAAGATCTTACAGCACACCAACACTCTGTTACGCCTACTGACTTCTTGTATGTCTCCCAGAGGACACAATAGCTATTGAACAGCTTTAACTCTATCAGGTCAGGCCTTAACAGAGACCCAAACGCCACTAACAACACAGAGTGTGCCCCATCTGAGGCACAGGTGCTCTTCCCCCAGCCTACGCATAGAAGCAACACTGCAGTAGAATTGGGGTCAGGAGTCCTATGTCCAGTTTGGAGCTGCAAGTGGGGAGATGATGACTTGGGACTTTGAGaccatatttttctttccctccctttaaCAGATCCAAATATAGAAAGTTTGGATAAAAAGGTGGCCTGAAGGAAGTGATAGTGTCTTCCCTTTTAGAGAACTGGGAGATAGTTTTTAAAGACCAGTGCTACAGAGTGAAGTCAGGGATTGGTCGTGGAGTCTTTTCAGGGTTTCTTGTTGCTTAAGTCCACCTCGCACTGCTTCACTCAGATATGTGAGCACTGGATATGTATCAGGTGTTGGAAGGATACAGGAATGTGGCTATGGATAGCTCATGACCTCAAGTGTATATGTTACATCCAAATTTGTGCATCTCCTCACAGGGTTCTATTAATCAGCAACTGGTATATACAgagttttctttcatttatatataaaatgttaaaatactgTCATTtctatacacacatgtatgcacacatgggttctcaagtttgtggaaaatatgtattacgAAAAGTGCATGGATCTCCaaatgttttgcaacaaaatgaggtTTTCAGGCAATTTCCGCATGGATGTTTTGAAACCATGTGGGGGTGTGTATGAAGAGGTAGACTTATTAGAAGGCATTGGACCCCGTGGTGGTCAGGGCCAGCTGGTCTCAAGTCTGCAGGGTGGCCTGGCAAGCAGGAGACCCAGGGAAGAGGTGATATTGCAGTCTTGAATACAAAAGCCACCTGGGAGCAAAGATTCCTTCTCCTTAGGATGTTCACCTGATTGGATAAGGCCCATGCACACGTGGAAGGGGGTCTAGTTCACTCACAGTCTGCTGATATAAATGTTAATCACGGGGCAAGCAGttgacccagtggttaagatgcctgtgttccatagATAAGTTCAACTCCTGGCACCagctctgactccagtttcctgctagtgcagaccctaggaggcagccgtGGTGagtcaagtagttggattcctgctacccacatgggagacctggattgcgttcctggatcctggcctcagatgcctggacattgcaggcatctgggggagtgaatcagcggatgggagtgctctgttcctctttctgtctcttaaataaagtaacataattttaaaaataaaattgtttattttaaaaagttaatcataTCTAAAAATTGCATTTACAGCAACATGTAGATTGGCATTTGACCAAATATAACTGGTTGCCAGAGCCTAACCAAGTCGGCATTGAAAGTCTCATCTCCTGGAATTCTTGGCAAAAGTGTGCAGGAATACAGTCTTTTGAGTTGAACAGAATATAGCACATTCCAGAGGCAGGCATTCGGCTTGGTTAAACCAGCAATTAcacgcctgcatcccgtatcagtggTACCTGGCTTGAGTCAGTCTCTTCCCCTGATCCTgctgctggaaggcagcagatgatggctcaagcagcagaggccctgccaccagtgtggaagACGTGGGCTGGTTTCCCAgatccaagctttggcctggctcagtcctgtgTTTGgtttttagggaatgaaccagcagatggataggagatctctgtatgtctctgcctctcaaataaaagtaaaaagataaataacataCTCCAAATATGAACTGGTCAGAGGGAGCTCTGCCCCTCATTGCTCTATTTGGCGCTCTTTGTCCCATGGATGGAGAGGTCTGTGGGCTCCTTTCTCTCAGGCCACTGAGACTGGGTTCCAGTTCTCTTCTGGGCCCCAGGGCTCTGCCGCTTGCATGGGGGTTTGTTTCCCAGCTGGGATACTTGGCATACTGGCCTTTCCCTTAGCTGACTCGGTAGGTCCGATTAGCTCAGTGGAAGAAGAAACTAACACTTTGCTGGGCTCTGGAGTCTCTGAAGCTCCCCCTTACAGACGAGGCAATTTTCCCACCCCATGAGGCTTCTGTTTTGATGTAATTTCAGAGATGTTCCCTGCTCTCACCCACACAGTACATAGGATTGAatacatataatacatacataatacatataCAATACATACAATACATACACAATacatacacaatacacacacaataGGAGCAGCATTATGGGGAGAGGGGTCCTGCCTCCTGGAACACTGGCCATGATATTTACAGCCCATCTGTGACCAGCTTAGACTAATGATGGCTCAGGGACTTGTGTGTGCCCCACTGCTTCCCTGCTACAAGTTACCCCCTACCCCCCAACTAATCCTGATGTCTGTGTGCGTCCACGAGACCATGCGAGATACAGACGGTATATGGAGTCTCTGGCAAGTCAGAATAGTAGAGTTAGTCGATGGTTAGAGATATGAAGCAAGCTACCCTCTGCAGTACAGAATTACTGTATGTAGAACAGTTCCTTCTAGGCCAACAccacagctcgctaggctaaccctcgccctgcggcgccagcaccctgggttctagtcccggttgggacaccggattctgtcctggttgctcctcttccagtccagctctctgctgtggccaaggaaggcagtggaggatggcccaagtgcttgggccctgcacccacatgggagaccaggaggaagcacctggctcctggcttcagatcggcgcagcgcgccggccatagcagccatttggggggtgaaccaatggaaggaagacctttctctctttctctctctcactgtctaactctgcctgtcaaaagagagagagagagagagagagagagagagagagagagagaacagtgccTCCTGCACTGAGTTCTGAGCCCTGGGGCAGCAAAGGACAGTGTGACTGGAGCTGCCTGCCATCACCTGCCAAGCAGGATGGTTTGGCAGACCAGCAAAACTCCACCTTCTGATGGACATTGAAGGTTGGGCTCAAGCAAGTCAAAGGAAGGTCTATGGACAGGTGGCCCAGATTCCCATGTCACCTCCCTCGGTGACAGCTTCTCCACTGGCATTAGCACCTGAGGAGAGGCCCTACTCCAGCTGACGAGAGAGGAAAACCTTTCAGTCCCGGGCCTGCAGAGGCCCATGAAAACTGTGCTGCAGTACAGAGCCATTCGGAGTTGATGTAGTGAGAAGAAATCGCTAGGCAGGCAGAGCTTGGAACTCTGTGCTTGGTTATGTTCTTTGtatggagaaggagagagcgtGAGGCAAGAACGCTCAAGCAGAGAGGGATTTAAAATGTGGAAACCTATGCTCAAAGAACCACCAAGAAGCCTTGAGTGCAAAGGCCAGGAAACAGAGGCGTGCTTTCAAGAGCTGAGGAAACTGCAGAATCCACCACAAAAGATCTTAATGGCTGTCTGCAGCGTCAGAGCTGATTGCAGGAGATGCAAGGCTGATGGCAACACCTCACGGCCGCCATTGGCCGAAacctgtgcacctgcacacagCTGCCACGCTCCCTTTTCTCCGCCTCCTAAAACTTGGCCGAGAATCTAAACTGGAAGCCGACTGGGATTCTGAGAAATGTGGCTTCTAAGCTTTCTGCCTGCACGATACCTGCGAGAGCTGCCCAGGTCCTAAATATCGACATCCAGTGTCTGCCGTATCGACCATTAAACCTAGAAAACAAGTGGAGTCATCCTCTCAGAGGGCTGTCACGAGGGTTGTGGGGCGACACTTGCCAAGTCCAGTGCACGTGCTGTTTTGCATGCTAAGGCTCAATCACAGGGAGCTTGGATTCTGTATCAACCTCGGAGTGAGCAGGGCTCACAGCCGTGTACCCTCCATGCTAGACGGTGCAGAGCTGTTCCCTTCCACTCGTCTCCCACTGCTCCACCACAGACCCATTTGCTGCACCTCCCTGGTCCTGGTAGGTCAACTCTTGTGTTTCCCGGGACCCCAAATGCCACTGACAGAAGGTGTAAGAGCACGAAGTGAGAAGGTCTGAGATGTTTCTGCCTTGTCCCTGGCCTGCGGGACCATCCTGCAGCCAGCGATTGGGCCCCTGCTTCACTCACTTGTCCCACTTGGCAACCAGGCCTGCAGTCCCACTGGATTCCAGGGACACGGCTTTCCCTCCTCACCTCCGCTCTCATCAGTCTCTGGATGCCGTCTTCTCCTCGCTGAGCCCCTCTATGAGGCCCGTAACCCCTGCCCTTCATTCAGATACCTTCGTTTGAGTGTTCAGCATGGAATTCTGTTTCCTTCTGGAACCTTCTCTAGTTGATACACCCCAGTCACCTTCCTGACACCTGTGCCTACCAGATTAAGATATCAGCCTCCTCCGCTCTGCCTTGGAGGGGAGGGCGAGAACTCAGGGAGTCACGAGCAGGGAGTGGGGGTCGGGGTAGGGGGGTAAGCGAGGCAGCCTGAGCAAGGCCGGGTCCACCCTTCCCGCCACAGGGAGAGCTTCATCTCTAGGAGCCCAAGGCTGTGGGCACACAAGCCCTTCCCGCACAAGCGCAGAACACGCACTGTCTTCATTCAGACCTCAGGTATGCCAAAAACCCTCCGAGCACACGCATGGATGAATCCCTGTTCTCATCAAACAGCCCTGCCGGCCGACAACGTGTGCAGGGCCCACGCCAGGCACCCCTGGCCAGACCGGAATCACCGTCTCTGGAGGTGGACGTCTATATTCCATGGAATGTGATGATCCGACCGGCCCGGTACGAGCGAGAATTAGGGCAGCGCTGAAATCCAAAAGGGAAAGGGAACGGGCTAAAATCCACGGGGAGCAATGGCTGTTTCCTAATCCGTCTCCTGCCCCAGATAGATCTGCTCTCCGCCGGCGCCGGGGTGGATGGATGTGCTTTTTCCCCGGGCGGGCGGCAGATGCCATCAGCGCTCAAACTAGGTCACAGAGGCCGGAGAGGAGCTGCCGCAGCCCTCGGGCCACGTCCTCCCCCGACCTGGCTGATTCCCAGTCCCTAGCCTGAgtccagagcccaggccccacctGAGTCCCTGTCCGCCAGGGCATCGGGGCAGGGTGTCCACTCGCTAGAGGCGCAGAGAGGGCTGGGGCCTGTTCCtgagccgcccctccccccctccccctgcagccctgctccTGACAGCTCAAGGATGCCCTTTCTTCCTCTGGCAGCCAGGAAGCCGCTCACCTGCAGTTTTGCTGGGGGTAGTTCTGGGACTGTTTTCCAATAGACGCCCAGGGTCCAAATCTGGGCTCCCAATGTGCCACGGAGGCCGCAGTCAGGTGGTGGGTGAAGCACAAACTACAGAGTCAAAAAACCTGGGCCAcacctgatttcatttcccagtcGGCTGACGCAGAGCGAGGTGAGTGCCTGACCAGAAGCACCCAGCTGGGAAGGGCCAAGTCTGGTCCTCCAGGACCCTCGGCTGTTCTCCGCTCCAGCTCCCCAGAAGTCCTCTGGCCGGCACCGGGTCCCTGAtggtgcctttctctctctggacaTCTGACATCCTGGCAGGACCAGCTTTTTGCTATGCACAACACCCACCTGCAGCTCCTAAGCCTCACTgtgctgggggtgcagggcca
This region includes:
- the PRSS51 gene encoding serine protease-like protein 51 isoform X3, whose product is MVSSRGKLETALTDFTVIMGTRVYSNIHAERKHVQKIIIHQDYKPPLFDSDLALLLLATPVNFTNFKMPICLQERERIWDRCWMAEWVSVHGTSNLIVHGPVAVCGQCSAHSHTDFLTFPGHYDGLNMHLKKLRVVQVDWKECLKRVKELSKNMICAWQEPGTNGKCQGDSGAPMVCSMRGTQRFFQVGVFSWGKRSGTRGRPGLFVSVAQFIPWIQEVTQKEGKAFTISAAPRSSLTPAPQYPFLLGLGSQMLLAAMLTGDKSDL
- the PRSS51 gene encoding serine protease-like protein 51 isoform X1; this translates as MLWLLIPLLVALKGHAQDNPDKVQCGYRPAFLKSIWLPFQELLEVQNGEFPWQVSIQLSGKHLCAGSIIHRWWVLTAAHCFPRTLLETALTDFTVIMGTRVYSNIHAERKHVQKIIIHQDYKPPLFDSDLALLLLATPVNFTNFKMPICLQERERIWDRCWMAEWVSVHGTSNLIVHGPVAVCGQCSAHSHTDFLTFPGHYDGLNMHLKKLRVVQVDWKECLKRVKELSKNMICAWQEPGTNGKCQGDSGAPMVCSMRGTQRFFQVGVFSWGKRSGTRGRPGLFVSVAQFIPWIQEVTQKEGKAFTISAAPRSSLTPAPQYPFLLGLGSQMLLAAMLTGDKSDL